In one window of Frigoriglobus tundricola DNA:
- a CDS encoding LysR family transcriptional regulator: MDEHAFSSSVIQRIVTAAARFSSFRDATDAVQMTGVHISENQVRRLAHEVGRELIAARDQKVVEHRRRQLEPRTAVVPEAVVVEIDGGRIRTRAADAGPGVHQAQNKEDKVACLATLSGPAFAADPCPEPPESFRCPRRVQRLVQLMKGSAGEAAAQENPDEPTPPVPLVGESEGSERWSPKRLVRTCVASLETSASFGPMMGAEAQERHFYEAPRRAFVADGSAYNWSIHRGYFGTFEPIVDFLHAVCYVFSSATAVSADETSGWSQYLVWMRACWQGRVGDVLTELDHWQERLGESPPGEAQTAEERRDPRRVVAQARSYLGNNRDRMAYPRYRREGLPTTSSLVESLVGEVNARVKSKQKHWNRPAGAESILQLRAAVLSQDDRMSRFFAERPGCPFRKRDTLCHESEDVPAQTAA, from the coding sequence TTGGATGAGCACGCCTTCAGTTCCTCGGTCATCCAGCGCATCGTCACGGCCGCCGCACGGTTCTCCTCGTTCCGTGATGCCACCGACGCCGTGCAGATGACCGGGGTCCACATCAGCGAGAACCAGGTGCGCCGATTGGCTCACGAGGTCGGGCGCGAACTCATCGCCGCGCGCGACCAGAAGGTGGTCGAGCACCGGCGCCGCCAGTTGGAACCCCGGACCGCGGTGGTGCCCGAGGCCGTGGTGGTCGAGATCGACGGGGGGCGGATTCGGACCCGCGCCGCGGACGCCGGTCCGGGTGTTCACCAGGCCCAGAACAAGGAGGACAAGGTCGCGTGTCTGGCCACGTTGAGCGGTCCCGCGTTCGCCGCGGACCCGTGTCCCGAGCCGCCCGAATCGTTCCGATGTCCGCGTCGCGTGCAGCGTCTGGTGCAGCTGATGAAGGGATCGGCGGGCGAAGCGGCGGCCCAAGAAAACCCGGACGAACCGACGCCTCCGGTGCCGCTGGTCGGGGAATCCGAAGGGTCCGAACGTTGGTCCCCGAAGCGGTTGGTGAGGACCTGTGTGGCGAGCCTGGAGACGAGTGCCTCGTTCGGTCCGATGATGGGTGCGGAGGCCCAAGAGCGGCACTTTTATGAGGCCCCGCGTCGGGCGTTCGTGGCCGACGGTAGCGCATACAACTGGTCGATCCATCGGGGGTACTTCGGGACCTTCGAACCGATCGTGGATTTCCTGCACGCGGTCTGTTACGTGTTCTCGTCGGCTACGGCGGTGAGCGCCGATGAGACATCGGGTTGGTCCCAATACTTGGTCTGGATGCGCGCGTGTTGGCAGGGTCGCGTCGGGGACGTGCTGACCGAATTGGACCACTGGCAGGAGCGCCTGGGCGAGTCCCCGCCGGGTGAGGCACAGACGGCCGAGGAGCGTCGAGATCCGCGTCGCGTGGTGGCCCAGGCGCGGAGCTACTTGGGGAACAATCGGGACCGCATGGCGTACCCGCGGTACCGACGGGAGGGATTGCCAACGACGAGCAGTTTGGTCGAATCACTGGTGGGCGAGGTCAACGCTCGGGTGAAGAGCAAGCAGAAGCATTGGAACCGTCCCGCGGGAGCCGAATCGATCTTGCAACTGCGTGCCGCCGTGCTGAGCCAAGACGACCGCATGAGCCGGTTCTTCGCGGAACGGCCCGGGTGCCCGTTCCGCAAACGAGATACACTCTGCCATGAATCAGAGGATGTCCCGGCGCAAACCGCGGCGTGA
- a CDS encoding YebC/PmpR family DNA-binding transcriptional regulator, protein MGRIFEKRKYSIFKTAAQNSKVYSKYSKQLYVAAKNGVPEPQANPALRNLIERAKRDNVPSHVIEKAIQKAAGAGGESYQSARYEGFGPGGSLVIVDCLTDNNTRTISDVRNCFTKTGSKLSASGSVVMLFDHLAVLSFAGSNEEKVLEAMFAADVAVEEVESKDGTVTVFAPPGEFYKAKTALLEAFPGLELEVQEITFLPRETKQLGGDEAAVFEKFLGMLNDCDDVQDVYHNVSLS, encoded by the coding sequence ATGGGAAGAATTTTCGAGAAGCGCAAATACTCAATCTTCAAGACCGCCGCTCAGAACTCGAAGGTCTATTCCAAGTACAGCAAACAACTGTACGTGGCGGCCAAGAACGGCGTGCCCGAACCGCAAGCCAACCCGGCCCTGCGGAACCTCATTGAACGAGCCAAGCGCGACAACGTGCCGAGCCACGTGATTGAAAAGGCGATTCAAAAAGCCGCCGGCGCGGGGGGCGAGAGCTACCAGTCCGCGCGTTACGAGGGCTTCGGTCCCGGCGGCTCGCTCGTCATCGTCGACTGCTTGACCGATAACAACACACGCACGATCTCCGACGTCCGCAATTGTTTCACCAAGACCGGCTCCAAGCTGTCTGCCAGCGGGTCTGTGGTGATGCTCTTCGATCATTTGGCTGTGCTTTCTTTCGCCGGTAGCAATGAGGAGAAAGTGCTGGAGGCCATGTTCGCTGCGGACGTCGCCGTCGAGGAGGTCGAGAGCAAGGACGGCACGGTAACGGTCTTCGCGCCCCCCGGCGAGTTCTACAAAGCCAAAACCGCGTTGCTCGAGGCGTTCCCGGGCCTGGAGCTGGAAGTCCAGGAAATCACGTTCCTCCCGCGGGAAACGAAACAGCTCGGCGGGGACGAAGCGGCCGTGTTCGAGAAGTTCCTGGGCATGCTAAACGATTGCGATGACGTGCAGGACGTCTACCACAACGTCTCCCTTTCGTGA
- a CDS encoding DUF3362 domain-containing protein translates to MPLAQRRKAHCKPRRGLPAKKPNDRKLQRARVPFFNMENDFAVREALIQAGRSDLIGGCEGLIPSNPPKEALEQRRREANTSVRNHHHSVANRVKGEKPVARQTPAREEQRLPPGPQVYQAAVEKWLEAADRRMRHEPSRGGTELVTKTQRGQG, encoded by the coding sequence ATCCCGCTTGCACAGCGTCGCAAAGCCCACTGCAAACCGCGGCGTGGCCTCCCAGCGAAGAAACCGAACGACCGGAAGTTGCAGCGAGCGCGGGTGCCGTTCTTCAACATGGAGAACGACTTCGCGGTGCGTGAGGCACTGATCCAGGCGGGTCGGTCCGACCTGATCGGCGGGTGCGAGGGACTGATCCCGTCGAACCCGCCGAAGGAGGCACTGGAGCAGCGGCGTCGGGAGGCGAATACCTCTGTTCGCAACCACCACCACTCGGTTGCCAACCGGGTGAAGGGCGAGAAGCCAGTTGCGCGCCAGACCCCCGCACGTGAAGAACAACGACTACCGCCCGGGCCGCAAGTCTATCAAGCGGCAGTAGAAAAATGGCTCGAAGCCGCCGACAGGAGAATGCGTCACGAGCCATCGCGAGGAGGCACCGAACTCGTGACGAAGACCCAAAGGGGGCAAGGGTGA